The genomic DNA TTTCGAGGAAAAGTTCGGGGCGGACTGGCGGGAGAGACAGGATCCGGAGTTCTGGAAAAAATATTTTTACATATGAAAGGAGAAAAAGACAGCAGCGATGATCAAATCCATGAACATTGCCTGGTGGGTTCAACGCTGGAGTGAGCTTCACCCGGAGAAAACGGCGATCATCTTCAAAGGGGAAACCATCTCTTACCGGGAATTACACAAGCGGGCGGACAGGACCAGTTGCTGGTTTCAGTCCCTTGGGATCGAAAAAGGGGACAGAGTGGCCGCCATGGTGATCAACTGTCCTGAATTTCTAGAAATTTTTCTGGCTTGCGCCAGGTTGGGGGCGATCTTTATTCCCGTCAACTTCCGCCTCGCAAAACCCGAACTGGATTTCACCCTCAAAAACTCGCGGCCCCGTCTCTTTCTTTTCTGTGAGAGGTACATCGATTCGGTTGAAGCACTGGGTCTTGGAAAAAATCTCCCCCTCATGCTTCAGGCTGTGCTTCGGGAGCCTGAATTTGCCTCGAACCGAACCAACAATTTTCTCGATTACCATCAGGGTTGCGCTGCCTTTGACGGCAAATCGCCTTTCCTGACCAAGTCCCTGGGTCCTGCGGATCCGGAGGAGCCTCACGTCATCATGTACACCTCAGGGACTACGGGCCAACCAAAGGGCGCCGTGCTTTCCCATAGAAAAACTTTCTTTAACTGCCTTAATGCTGATATCTTCTTCAAGCTGCATTTCGACGACATAATGCTGGTCGTGCTTCCGCTTTTTCATTCCGGGGGTCTCTTCATTCAATCGGCTCCCATACTTTACAAGGGTGGAACCCTTGTGATTCACTCAAAATTCGATCCCAAGCTCACATTTCAAGACATCTCCCGTTATCGGGTCACCAAGTTTCTGGGTGTCCCGACCGTCTACCGGGCACTGCTGCGGGTACCGCCCGAAGAACGAGGGGATCTGTCCTCCCTTAAGGTCTGTGCCATCGGAGGAGAGAAGACCACGGTTGAGCTGTTGAGGAAATGCAGCCAGGCCGGGTTCCCCCTGCGACAGATCATGGGCCAGACCGAGACATCCATTCTTTTGTGGGCATCGGAA from Deltaproteobacteria bacterium includes the following:
- a CDS encoding long-chain fatty acid--CoA ligase produces the protein MNIAWWVQRWSELHPEKTAIIFKGETISYRELHKRADRTSCWFQSLGIEKGDRVAAMVINCPEFLEIFLACARLGAIFIPVNFRLAKPELDFTLKNSRPRLFLFCERYIDSVEALGLGKNLPLMLQAVLREPEFASNRTNNFLDYHQGCAAFDGKSPFLTKSLGPADPEEPHVIMYTSGTTGQPKGAVLSHRKTFFNCLNADIFFKLHFDDIMLVVLPLFHSGGLFIQSAPILYKGGTLVIHSKFDPKLTFQDISRYRVTKFLGVPTVYRALLRVPPEERGDLSSLKVCAIGGEKTTVELLRKCSQAGFPLRQIMGQTETSILLWASEEDSLKKPGTVGRPVFHADVEIVDRDGRRVRPGEIGEIVVRGSIMMKEYWQDPVKTEETIKNGWLHTGDLARMDEDGYFYLVDRAKDMYISGGENVYPAEVEKVLRQHPGVEDVAVAGVPDPVWGETGVAFVIPRKGNVLDPAELLDLCDGKLAKYKWPKKVVFCEDFPRTSLGKVRKRILG